In Erigeron canadensis isolate Cc75 chromosome 1, C_canadensis_v1, whole genome shotgun sequence, a single window of DNA contains:
- the LOC122594478 gene encoding putative glucan endo-1,3-beta-glucosidase GVI, with translation MYLFFLQIFSDGAGIGLNYGLNGDNLPSPPQVISLVKSRNIGQVRIFDPNHDVLSALQGSGVQLILGTLDADIPNLANDINFANAWVQNNIVPFSGVSIRCISVGNEVAGDNLINFVLPAIKNLNAALQSINLGQIPVTTTIGGYLLASSYPPSSGAFAPNVQPAMQNIAGFLASNGWPILVTMYPYFAYVSDPADINLQYALLNSSDVFVRDGDLGYTNLFDAMVDSVYAALEKVNGGNVEVVICESGWPSNGNGDFTSTTYAQTYNQNLVNHVLNSGTPKRPDARLETYIFAIFNEDLKAPGVEQNFGLYYPDMTEVYHIDF, from the coding sequence atgtatttgttcTTCTTGCAAATATTCTCAGATGGTGCTGGCATTGGATTGAACTATGGACTAAATGGAGACAACCTCCCTTCTCCACCGCAAGTCATATCACTTGTAAAATCAAGAAACATTGGACAAGTTCGTATTTTTGACCCCAATCACGACGTTCTTAGCGCGCTACAAGGCTCAGGAGTCCAATTGATTCTTGGAACACTTGATGCCGACATCCCAAATCTAGCAAATGATATCAACTTTGCTAACGCATGGGTGCAAAACAACATTGTCCCATTTTCCGGGGTCTCAATTCGTTGTATTTCTGTTGGTAACGAAGTAGCTGGCGATAATCTGATTAATTTTGTGCTACCTGCCATCAAGAATCTTAATGCAGCTTTACAGTCCATCAATCTTGGCCAAATTCCAGTGACCACAACCATTGGGGGTTACTTACTAGCCAGTTCATACCCTCCTTCAAGTGGTGCATTTGCACCTAATGTACAGCCCGCGATGCAGAATATCGCGGGTTTTTTGGCCAGCAATGGCTGGCCTATCTTGGTCACTATGTACCCATATTTTGCGTACGTCAGTGACCCAGCTGATATCAATTTACAATATGCATTATTAAATTCTAGTGATGTTTTCGTGCGAGATGGAGATTTGGGGTACACAAATTTGTTCGATGCCATGGTTGATTCGGTGTATGCGGCCTTGGAGAAAGTCAATGGAGGCAATGTGGAGGTGGTGATATGCGAGAGTGGGTGGCCGTCGAACGGGAATGGGGATTTTACGTCCACGACTTACGCTCAAACGTATAATCAAAACCTTGTGAATCATGTGTTGAACTCGGGTACACCAAAGAGACCAGACGCGAGATTGGAGACTTACATTTTTGCTATTTTTAACGAGGACCTTAAGGCTCCAGGAGTTGAGCAAAATTTTGGGTTGTACTACCCGGATATGACTGAAGTATATCATATTGATTTTTGA